The following are encoded in a window of Salinibacter ruber DSM 13855 genomic DNA:
- a CDS encoding mechanosensitive ion channel family protein codes for MIDLLLQLGAPQAWLDSPGLQVLLLGAVRIVIILALAALVLALVRRGTERWIATVADRPATDPKRQRAVTLGTLLQSTAGYVVWAVAGIMVLSEVGLDIGALIATAGIAGLAVGFGAQTLVKDVIGGIFLLFDDILHVGDLVTIDGHTGTIEEIGVRLIKLRKFDGELVMIPAGEVRTFGNKSVQWARAIVPVGLSYEQDVDAILPVMERVANEWVAAHEEIVLDETPQVQGLMDFGDSSVTARVVVRVTPGEQYAAERELRQRLKRAFDAKGIEIPFPQRTMHVARREAPARPPGAGDAPDSPTSPEPDANQ; via the coding sequence TTGATCGATCTCCTCCTCCAGCTCGGTGCCCCGCAGGCGTGGCTCGACTCGCCCGGCCTGCAGGTCCTTCTGCTGGGGGCGGTGCGGATCGTCATTATTCTCGCCCTGGCGGCGCTCGTGCTCGCCCTGGTCCGGCGGGGGACGGAACGGTGGATCGCGACCGTCGCGGACCGTCCGGCAACCGACCCGAAGCGCCAGCGGGCCGTCACGCTCGGCACCCTGCTCCAGTCCACGGCGGGCTACGTCGTATGGGCGGTTGCGGGCATCATGGTGCTCAGCGAAGTGGGGCTCGACATCGGGGCGCTGATTGCCACCGCCGGCATCGCCGGTCTCGCCGTGGGGTTTGGGGCCCAGACCCTCGTGAAGGACGTCATCGGGGGCATTTTTCTGCTCTTCGACGACATTCTGCACGTCGGCGACCTCGTCACGATTGACGGGCACACCGGCACGATCGAGGAGATCGGGGTGCGGCTCATCAAGCTGCGGAAGTTCGACGGCGAGCTCGTGATGATCCCCGCCGGGGAGGTGCGCACCTTCGGCAACAAGAGCGTGCAGTGGGCCCGCGCCATCGTGCCGGTGGGGCTCAGCTACGAGCAGGACGTGGACGCCATCCTCCCCGTCATGGAACGCGTTGCAAACGAGTGGGTGGCTGCACACGAGGAAATTGTCCTGGACGAGACGCCCCAGGTACAGGGACTGATGGACTTCGGCGACTCGTCGGTCACGGCCCGGGTCGTGGTGCGCGTAACGCCGGGCGAGCAGTACGCCGCAGAACGAGAGCTGCGGCAGCGCCTGAAGCGCGCCTTCGACGCAAAGGGCATCGAGATTCCGTTCCCGCAGCGCACCATGCACGTCGCTCGGCGTGAGGCGCCGGCCCGCCCCCCTGGGGCAGGCGACGCACCAGATTCTCCCACGTCCCCGGAACCGGACGCGAACCAATAA
- a CDS encoding phosphoglycerate kinase: MHKLTLDDVDVRGQRVLIRVDFNVPLDTSEDGSPCVGDDTRIRAALPTIRHVLDHGGKAILVSHLGRPGGQPDPDLSLACVADHLGTLIEERVRFSSNTVGDTVEEVINGMSEGSVILLENTRFDAGEKANDEAFATALANLADVYVNDAFGAAHRAHASTAGVAEFMDVAALGRLMEDEIEALTRVRDDPAHPMVAILGGSKVSDKLGTIRALSETADHLLIGGAMSYTFLKVLGHEVGASRVEADRLDTAEDLYEQAEGTITLPTDHVVAEAPEADATASVVEGDIPAELMGLDIGPATIDAYRDRILGAATVVWNGPMGVFEVDPFADGTTAIAEAMADATDDGAFSVVGGGDSVSALTRSGCDDRISHVSTGGGALLTFLEGAPLPGVEALTDA; encoded by the coding sequence ATGCATAAGTTAACCCTCGACGACGTCGACGTACGCGGCCAACGCGTCCTCATCCGGGTCGACTTCAACGTGCCGCTCGACACCTCCGAGGACGGAAGCCCCTGCGTGGGGGACGACACCCGCATCCGTGCGGCCCTTCCCACCATTCGCCACGTCCTCGACCACGGCGGCAAGGCCATCCTCGTGAGCCACCTGGGGCGTCCGGGCGGTCAGCCCGACCCGGACCTGAGCCTCGCCTGCGTGGCGGATCACCTCGGCACCCTCATCGAAGAACGGGTCCGGTTCTCCAGCAACACGGTGGGGGATACCGTCGAGGAGGTGATCAACGGCATGAGCGAGGGGAGCGTGATCTTGCTGGAGAACACGCGCTTCGACGCCGGCGAGAAGGCGAACGACGAGGCCTTCGCGACGGCCCTGGCCAACCTGGCCGACGTGTACGTCAACGATGCCTTCGGCGCGGCCCACCGGGCGCACGCCTCCACCGCCGGGGTGGCCGAGTTCATGGACGTGGCGGCCCTGGGGCGCCTGATGGAGGACGAGATTGAGGCCCTGACGCGCGTCCGGGACGACCCGGCCCATCCCATGGTTGCCATCCTCGGCGGCTCCAAGGTCTCCGACAAACTGGGGACGATCCGGGCCCTGTCGGAGACGGCGGACCACCTGCTCATTGGGGGCGCCATGAGCTACACCTTCCTCAAGGTGCTCGGGCACGAGGTGGGCGCCTCCCGCGTGGAGGCCGATCGGCTGGACACGGCCGAGGACCTGTACGAACAGGCCGAGGGGACCATCACCCTCCCCACGGATCACGTCGTGGCCGAGGCGCCGGAGGCCGACGCTACGGCCTCGGTCGTGGAGGGGGACATCCCGGCGGAGCTCATGGGCCTCGACATCGGCCCCGCCACCATCGACGCCTACCGCGACCGCATCCTCGGCGCGGCGACGGTGGTCTGGAACGGGCCCATGGGCGTGTTCGAGGTCGACCCGTTCGCGGACGGCACGACCGCGATCGCAGAAGCCATGGCCGACGCCACGGACGACGGTGCCTTTTCGGTGGTCGGGGGCGGCGATTCGGTGTCGGCACTGACCCGGTCCGGGTGCGACGACCGCATCAGTCACGTCTCGACCGGCGGCGGCGCCCTGCTTACGTTTCTCGAGGGCGCCCCCCTTCCCGGCGTTGAGGCCCTCACGGATGCCTAG
- the gap gene encoding type I glyceraldehyde-3-phosphate dehydrogenase: MSIKLGINGFGRIGRLCFRALLEREEDEIEIVGINDLTDAETLATLLKYDSVHGQFPGDVHLEDSTLVVDEQEFPVFSKKDPTNLPWGDHDTDVVIESTGVFRTYDKASQHLEAGADQVVISAPAKSEVDAMVVLGVNDEILTGDEKVVSNASCTTNCLAPLVKVLDDAFGVESGLMTTVHAYTASQNIVDGPHGDLRRARTAAESIIPTTTGGAKAVGKVLPHLDGALDGMAMRVPTPDGSVTDLTAVVEQDVTVEDVNEAFYEAANGALDGILAYSDDPIVSRDIIHDPHSCIYDAPWTKVAGSQVKLVGWYDNEWGYANRTVDLVERLMNV, from the coding sequence ATGTCAATCAAGCTTGGAATTAATGGATTTGGTCGCATCGGGCGGCTGTGCTTTCGTGCCCTCCTGGAACGGGAGGAGGACGAGATCGAGATCGTAGGCATCAACGACCTAACAGACGCCGAGACGCTGGCCACCCTGCTCAAGTACGACTCGGTCCACGGGCAATTCCCCGGCGACGTGCACCTGGAGGACAGCACCCTCGTGGTGGACGAGCAGGAGTTTCCCGTCTTCAGCAAAAAAGACCCGACGAACCTTCCGTGGGGCGACCACGACACCGACGTGGTGATCGAGTCCACGGGCGTGTTCCGGACCTACGACAAGGCCTCCCAGCACCTGGAGGCCGGCGCGGACCAGGTCGTCATCAGCGCCCCCGCCAAGAGCGAGGTGGACGCCATGGTGGTGCTGGGCGTCAACGACGAGATCCTCACCGGCGACGAGAAGGTGGTCTCCAACGCCAGTTGCACCACCAACTGCCTCGCCCCGCTGGTGAAGGTGCTCGACGACGCCTTCGGCGTGGAGAGCGGCCTCATGACGACCGTACACGCCTACACCGCCTCCCAGAACATCGTCGACGGCCCCCACGGCGACCTCCGCCGCGCCCGGACCGCCGCCGAGTCCATCATTCCCACCACCACGGGCGGCGCCAAGGCCGTCGGCAAGGTGCTGCCCCACCTCGATGGCGCGCTCGACGGCATGGCCATGCGCGTCCCGACGCCGGACGGCTCGGTGACCGACCTTACGGCGGTCGTGGAGCAGGACGTGACGGTCGAGGACGTCAACGAGGCCTTCTACGAAGCCGCCAACGGCGCGCTCGACGGGATCCTCGCCTACAGCGACGACCCGATCGTCTCGCGTGACATCATCCACGACCCGCACTCCTGCATCTACGACGCGCCGTGGACGAAGGTCGCCGGCTCGCAGGTGAAATTGGTCGGCTGGTACGACAACGAATGGGGCTACGCGAACCGGACCGTGGATCTCGTGGAGCGGCTCATGAACGTGTAG
- a CDS encoding tetratricopeptide repeat protein codes for MAALKTPEKTSRRQELRQNIFVDLYARALLFYDEYKQLAQGLGVALLVLILAIPGYIYYHQQQEQAANQQLGQILPVYEQGNFQQALDGTGDRAGLLAIADDYGGTDAGNLATFYAANALYQRDEYDRALTYYQRFEKEKDFIGASAYAAQAAIQETRGSFERAGGLYEQAASQYQNKLTAPRYLLNAGQAYEEAGQYEAAIGVYERIQEEYPDSEQASNAERYLARAKVHQGSTSSS; via the coding sequence ATGGCTGCCCTCAAAACGCCCGAAAAGACATCGCGTCGCCAAGAGCTTCGGCAAAACATTTTTGTCGACCTCTACGCGCGGGCCCTTCTGTTCTACGATGAGTACAAGCAACTCGCGCAGGGGCTCGGGGTGGCGCTTCTGGTGTTGATCCTGGCCATTCCGGGATACATCTACTACCATCAACAGCAAGAACAGGCGGCCAACCAGCAGCTCGGTCAGATTCTCCCGGTGTACGAGCAGGGCAACTTTCAGCAGGCCCTCGACGGGACGGGCGACCGGGCGGGGCTTCTCGCGATTGCCGACGACTACGGCGGCACCGACGCGGGCAACCTTGCTACCTTCTACGCCGCAAACGCCCTCTACCAGCGGGACGAGTACGACCGGGCGCTCACCTACTATCAGCGGTTCGAGAAAGAGAAGGACTTTATTGGCGCCAGCGCGTACGCGGCCCAGGCGGCCATTCAGGAAACCCGGGGGTCCTTCGAGCGGGCGGGCGGCCTTTACGAGCAGGCCGCCTCACAGTACCAGAATAAGTTGACGGCCCCCCGATATCTGCTCAACGCGGGACAGGCCTACGAAGAGGCCGGCCAGTACGAGGCGGCCATTGGGGTCTACGAGCGGATTCAGGAGGAGTACCCGGACTCCGAGCAGGCCAGCAACGCCGAACGGTACCTGGCGCGGGCGAAGGTGCACCAGGGTAGCACATCCTCGTCGTAG
- a CDS encoding sigma-54-dependent transcriptional regulator, with translation MPTILVVDDEASIRRTLREILEYEDFGVEEAVDGEEALVALRENAYDLVILDVKMPKMDGMEVLETIADEGYEVPVLMISGHGTIETAVESTKLGAFDFIEKPPDLNRLLVTVRNALDHGELEVENRRMRQTITEQNTGDLPPIIGESDEIQAIKDTIERVAPTEARVLVSGENGTGKELVAKWLHHKSGRADEPMVEVNCAAIPSELIESELFGHEKGAFTGATEQRIGKFEQAHEGTLFLDEIGDMSLSAQAKVLRVLEEHEIERVGGEHTISVDVRVVAATNKDLMEEIEEGRFREDLYHRIGVILIDVPPLRDRREDIPPLTRHIAERVAQRDGLPPKDFAEEAIQRLQRYDWRGNVRELHNVIERLLILVEGDVIEGDDIDQFVQPGGNGDGPTQELIEAYNDFSDARDQFEKHFIQHKLHEHDWNVSQTAETIGIQRSHLYNKLNKFGLERGD, from the coding sequence ATGCCCACGATTCTGGTCGTAGACGACGAGGCGAGCATCCGGCGGACGCTCCGCGAAATTTTGGAGTACGAGGACTTTGGCGTGGAGGAGGCGGTCGACGGGGAGGAGGCGCTGGTGGCCCTCCGCGAGAATGCCTACGACCTGGTGATCCTCGACGTGAAGATGCCGAAGATGGACGGCATGGAGGTTCTCGAAACGATCGCCGACGAGGGCTACGAGGTGCCGGTCCTCATGATCAGCGGCCACGGCACCATCGAGACCGCCGTGGAGTCGACCAAGCTGGGGGCGTTCGACTTTATCGAAAAGCCGCCGGACCTCAACCGCCTGCTGGTGACCGTCCGCAACGCCCTGGACCACGGGGAGCTGGAGGTCGAGAACCGTCGCATGCGACAGACGATCACCGAGCAGAACACCGGGGACCTGCCCCCGATCATTGGGGAGAGCGACGAGATCCAAGCGATCAAGGACACGATCGAGCGGGTGGCCCCCACGGAGGCGCGGGTGCTCGTCTCCGGCGAGAACGGCACCGGCAAGGAGCTCGTGGCCAAGTGGCTGCACCACAAATCGGGCCGGGCCGACGAACCGATGGTGGAGGTAAACTGTGCTGCGATCCCGAGTGAGTTGATCGAGAGTGAGCTGTTTGGGCACGAGAAGGGGGCCTTTACCGGGGCCACGGAGCAGCGCATCGGCAAGTTCGAGCAGGCCCACGAGGGCACGCTGTTTTTGGACGAGATCGGGGACATGAGCCTCTCGGCGCAGGCGAAGGTGCTTCGCGTGCTGGAGGAGCATGAAATTGAGCGGGTCGGGGGGGAGCACACCATTTCGGTCGATGTCCGGGTGGTGGCCGCCACCAACAAGGACCTGATGGAAGAGATCGAGGAGGGACGGTTCCGGGAGGACCTCTATCACCGCATCGGGGTCATCCTCATCGATGTGCCCCCGCTCCGGGACCGGCGGGAAGACATCCCCCCGCTGACCCGACACATTGCCGAGCGGGTGGCCCAGCGCGACGGCCTTCCGCCGAAGGACTTCGCGGAAGAGGCGATCCAGCGGCTGCAGCGGTACGACTGGCGGGGGAATGTCCGCGAGCTGCACAACGTCATCGAGCGCCTCCTCATTCTCGTTGAGGGCGATGTGATTGAGGGGGACGACATCGATCAATTTGTGCAGCCGGGCGGAAACGGGGACGGCCCGACCCAAGAGCTCATCGAGGCGTACAACGACTTTAGTGACGCCCGCGACCAGTTCGAAAAGCACTTTATCCAGCACAAGCTCCACGAACACGACTGGAACGTAAGCCAGACGGCCGAAACGATCGGCATCCAGCGATCCCACCTCTACAACAAGCTCAACAAGTTCGGGCTTGAGCGGGGGGACTAG
- a CDS encoding ABC transporter ATP-binding protein, translating to MDTPLLQVDALLKQYDTGGDEPLTVLRDLDLAVQEGEILAIVGESGTGKSTLLHLLGALDRPTDGTVRFAGTDLFAKSDEELAAFRNRSIGFVFQFHHLLPEFTALENVAMPALIQHRSLADVTPRAHELLALLGLDDRADHRPRTLSGGEKQRVAIARALMNEPALVLMDEPTGNLDARTAEPLHREIERLSREMDHTFVLASHDPSLAEVAGRVLRLEHGTLHPLAAADEMAPEAGPSDDGHAGG from the coding sequence GTGGACACGCCGCTGCTTCAGGTCGACGCCCTCCTCAAGCAATACGACACTGGGGGGGACGAGCCCCTCACTGTGCTTCGGGACCTCGATCTGGCCGTACAGGAGGGAGAAATTCTCGCCATCGTGGGGGAGAGTGGAACCGGAAAGTCCACGCTCCTTCACCTGCTGGGGGCGCTGGACCGGCCGACCGACGGCACGGTCCGGTTTGCCGGGACGGACCTCTTCGCGAAGAGCGACGAGGAGCTCGCGGCCTTCCGCAATCGGTCGATCGGGTTCGTCTTTCAGTTCCACCACCTGCTCCCGGAGTTTACGGCCCTTGAAAACGTGGCCATGCCGGCCCTCATCCAACACCGCTCCCTGGCGGACGTCACGCCGCGGGCCCACGAACTGCTCGCCCTGTTGGGCCTGGACGACCGTGCCGACCACCGGCCCCGGACCCTCTCGGGCGGAGAAAAGCAACGAGTGGCCATTGCCCGGGCCCTCATGAACGAGCCGGCGCTGGTGCTCATGGACGAACCGACCGGCAACCTGGACGCCCGCACGGCCGAGCCCCTGCACCGCGAGATTGAGCGGCTAAGCCGAGAGATGGACCACACCTTCGTGCTGGCCTCGCACGATCCGTCCCTGGCCGAGGTGGCCGGGCGCGTTCTACGACTCGAACACGGCACGTTGCACCCGCTGGCCGCAGCCGACGAGATGGCCCCCGAGGCCGGCCCGTCCGATGACGGGCACGCGGGGGGCTGA
- a CDS encoding LON peptidase substrate-binding domain-containing protein produces the protein MDSIDSLPLFPLSLVLYPGEQLTLHIFEDRYRALTAYCLEHEVPFGIVRTDGESWADVGTTARIEEVVKQYDDGRSDIVVRGEERFQIDTVRDDQASYYTADVALIEDEDTTVDLDLKERAITQHMKLLELAGRTVRPDLYEDVDRLSFVLAQNGALDGEQKQEVLEGRTENERIRYLIHHFESIIPRIEEQEGVRRRIRSNGHFKDFPPEEV, from the coding sequence ATGGACTCGATTGACTCCCTTCCCCTGTTTCCGCTGAGCCTCGTCCTGTACCCGGGTGAGCAGCTGACCCTCCACATCTTTGAGGACCGGTACAGGGCCCTCACCGCGTACTGCCTGGAGCATGAGGTGCCCTTCGGCATCGTCCGGACCGACGGGGAGTCGTGGGCGGACGTGGGCACGACGGCCCGCATCGAGGAGGTCGTGAAGCAGTACGACGATGGGCGTTCGGACATCGTGGTGCGCGGCGAAGAGCGATTCCAGATTGACACCGTCCGCGACGACCAGGCGAGCTACTACACCGCCGATGTCGCGCTGATCGAGGACGAGGACACGACCGTCGACCTCGACCTGAAAGAGCGGGCCATCACGCAACACATGAAGCTGCTGGAACTGGCCGGCCGCACCGTTCGCCCGGACCTGTACGAGGATGTGGACCGCTTGTCGTTCGTCCTGGCCCAAAACGGGGCCCTGGACGGGGAGCAGAAGCAAGAGGTGCTCGAAGGAAGAACCGAGAACGAACGAATCCGCTACCTCATTCACCACTTCGAGTCGATCATCCCCCGCATCGAAGAGCAGGAAGGAGTGCGGCGGCGCATTCGTTCTAACGGGCACTTCAAAGACTTTCCGCCCGAAGAGGTCTAG
- a CDS encoding MBL fold metallo-hydrolase, which translates to MPEIGPYTLHTVDTGRFGLDGGAMFGIVPKPLWSQRIEPDEQNRIPLSMRCLLLIGDGRVVLIDTGIGDTFEDTKFQDIFAVDHSGATLEGSLAAHGVAPVDVTDVVLTHLHFDHAGGSTRRIDGEPAVAFPNATYHVQRRHWNWAADPNPKEEQSFRSDTFAPIEEAGQLNLVEGETTLLPHVDVSLVHGHTEAQQTVTVRDDETTLVYVADLLPTTHHLSPAWTMAYDVRPLRTIEEKGEFLEQAADSEWKLFFEHDPEVAVADVERTDRGVQVVNERSLDAL; encoded by the coding sequence ATGCCCGAAATTGGTCCCTACACGCTTCACACCGTCGACACCGGTCGCTTTGGACTGGACGGCGGTGCCATGTTCGGAATCGTGCCGAAGCCCCTCTGGTCGCAGCGCATCGAGCCGGACGAGCAGAACCGCATCCCGCTGAGCATGCGGTGCCTCCTGCTGATTGGGGACGGTCGCGTCGTGTTGATCGACACCGGCATCGGCGATACGTTTGAGGATACGAAGTTTCAGGACATCTTCGCGGTGGACCACAGCGGGGCCACCCTCGAGGGCTCGCTCGCAGCACACGGGGTGGCGCCGGTGGACGTGACCGACGTCGTCCTCACGCATCTCCACTTCGATCACGCGGGCGGAAGCACACGGCGGATCGATGGCGAGCCCGCGGTTGCCTTTCCCAACGCGACCTATCACGTCCAGCGACGACACTGGAACTGGGCCGCCGACCCGAACCCGAAAGAGGAACAGTCCTTTCGTTCCGATACGTTCGCCCCCATCGAAGAGGCCGGTCAGCTCAACCTCGTGGAGGGGGAGACGACGCTCCTTCCGCACGTTGACGTGTCACTCGTACACGGCCACACCGAGGCGCAACAAACCGTAACGGTGCGGGACGACGAGACGACCCTCGTCTACGTGGCGGACCTCCTGCCGACCACGCACCACCTTTCTCCGGCCTGGACGATGGCCTACGATGTCCGCCCGCTCCGGACGATCGAAGAGAAAGGCGAGTTTTTGGAGCAGGCGGCGGATTCGGAATGGAAATTGTTCTTCGAACACGATCCGGAGGTTGCGGTTGCCGACGTGGAACGCACCGACCGCGGCGTGCAGGTTGTCAATGAACGGTCCCTCGACGCTTTGTGA
- a CDS encoding histidine kinase dimerization/phospho-acceptor domain-containing protein — protein sequence MSDFEEPETTDELHEALSTVYHDLNNPLSIISGNAQFLLELSREEELDDQFASSAQDIQEASQRMAESLQRLTRLRDALEDQEEA from the coding sequence ATGAGCGACTTCGAAGAGCCCGAAACGACGGACGAGCTCCACGAGGCCCTGTCCACCGTCTACCACGATCTCAACAACCCCCTCTCTATCATTTCGGGAAACGCGCAGTTTTTACTTGAACTGAGCCGAGAGGAGGAGCTCGACGACCAGTTCGCCTCGTCGGCCCAGGACATCCAGGAAGCCAGCCAGCGCATGGCGGAATCCCTCCAGCGGCTGACCCGCCTCCGGGACGCGCTCGAAGATCAGGAGGAAGCATGA
- the porV gene encoding type IX secretion system outer membrane channel protein PorV: MADQVLSRAPRWFVVAFGLFLVGGLTVPAHGQVAQSSALFLRIEPDSRAAGMGNAGVATADNANTIFWNPSGLAFQQDTQVGITHANWLPEFNANLFYEYLVGSYHVDGVGTFGGNVQYLNLGETEIRDPSGNRLGVTNSYQLAISTSYGVKVSERLGVGTSLRYIHSKLTSGLREGTGEGNAATLATDISALYRSAPFALGGADATFSAGLNIANLGGTLDFNENSPDEDPIPANLRFGPALTIDFDEYNSLTFATDFNKSLVSTERRVVDGDTARVGKTGFEALFDSWGAARGQVGPNGEASSLSLVEQFTVGTGVEYWYSDLFALRTGYYYENPDNGDRQFLTFGAGLRYNIVGVDISYLYTAEDESPLANTLRFSLLFNFQ, translated from the coding sequence ATGGCTGATCAGGTTCTTTCTCGCGCGCCCCGCTGGTTCGTTGTCGCCTTTGGACTGTTCCTCGTAGGGGGGCTGACGGTGCCGGCCCACGGACAGGTCGCCCAGTCCTCGGCCCTCTTCCTCCGCATTGAGCCCGACAGCCGAGCGGCCGGGATGGGCAACGCCGGGGTGGCCACCGCCGACAACGCCAATACGATTTTCTGGAACCCGTCCGGCCTTGCGTTCCAGCAAGACACGCAGGTCGGAATCACGCACGCGAACTGGCTTCCGGAATTCAACGCCAACCTGTTCTACGAATACCTCGTCGGGTCGTACCACGTCGATGGCGTCGGGACGTTTGGGGGCAACGTCCAGTACCTCAATCTCGGCGAGACCGAGATCCGCGACCCGTCAGGGAACCGGCTCGGTGTGACGAACTCCTACCAGCTCGCCATCTCCACGTCCTACGGCGTGAAGGTGTCCGAGCGGTTGGGGGTGGGGACCTCGCTCCGATACATCCACTCGAAACTCACCTCTGGTCTACGAGAGGGAACTGGAGAAGGAAACGCAGCTACGCTCGCCACGGACATCTCGGCGCTGTACCGGTCGGCCCCTTTTGCGCTGGGCGGGGCGGACGCGACGTTCTCCGCCGGCCTTAATATCGCAAACTTAGGAGGAACACTCGACTTCAACGAAAACAGCCCGGACGAAGACCCCATTCCCGCGAATCTGCGATTTGGTCCGGCCCTGACCATCGACTTTGACGAATACAATTCGTTGACCTTCGCTACGGACTTCAACAAGTCGCTGGTGAGCACGGAGCGAAGGGTCGTGGATGGCGACACGGCTCGGGTTGGGAAAACAGGATTCGAGGCACTCTTCGATTCGTGGGGGGCGGCTCGCGGGCAGGTCGGGCCGAATGGGGAGGCCTCCAGTTTGTCTCTCGTGGAGCAGTTCACGGTCGGGACGGGTGTTGAGTACTGGTACAGCGACCTGTTCGCGCTTCGGACGGGGTACTACTACGAAAATCCGGACAACGGGGACCGCCAGTTCCTTACGTTCGGGGCCGGGCTCCGGTACAACATCGTCGGCGTGGACATCTCCTACCTCTACACCGCGGAGGACGAAAGTCCCCTGGCCAACACCCTCCGGTTCTCGCTCCTGTTCAACTTCCAGTAG
- a CDS encoding TetR/AcrR family transcriptional regulator, whose product MTTATDGSEEAELRRHILDTARHLLVQEGYKALSMRTIADAIGYSATSIYLHFDGKDALLHALIHEGMMALRDRLRDAAAQHPESPVQRLHALCECFVEFGLENPEYYEIMFQLRPERMERYPPEKYRAARENLDFFARALDEGVDQGIFEVDDSRVSASAVWASLHGTVSLLLADRVDVHIDPDAFIETAIRQVLRGFQAPAASTS is encoded by the coding sequence ATGACTACGGCGACCGACGGGTCGGAGGAAGCCGAACTCCGCCGCCACATTTTGGATACGGCGCGTCACCTGCTCGTGCAGGAGGGCTATAAGGCGCTGTCGATGCGCACGATTGCCGACGCCATTGGCTACAGCGCCACCAGCATCTACCTTCACTTCGACGGCAAGGACGCGCTGCTCCACGCCCTCATCCACGAGGGCATGATGGCGTTGCGGGATCGTCTCCGAGACGCGGCGGCGCAACACCCTGAGTCCCCGGTTCAGCGTCTCCACGCCCTCTGCGAATGCTTCGTCGAGTTTGGGCTCGAAAACCCGGAGTACTACGAGATTATGTTCCAGTTGCGGCCGGAGCGGATGGAACGCTATCCGCCCGAAAAGTACCGAGCGGCCCGTGAGAATCTGGACTTCTTTGCCCGGGCCCTTGACGAAGGCGTCGACCAGGGCATTTTCGAGGTGGACGACAGCCGGGTGTCCGCGAGCGCCGTCTGGGCGTCGCTGCACGGCACCGTGTCGCTGCTCCTGGCCGACCGCGTGGACGTGCACATCGACCCGGACGCGTTCATCGAGACCGCCATCCGCCAGGTCCTCCGTGGATTCCAAGCGCCTGCCGCGTCCACGTCCTGA